The Aphidius gifuensis isolate YNYX2018 linkage group LG2, ASM1490517v1, whole genome shotgun sequence DNA window TGTCTGGCCGTGGCAAAGGAGGCAAATCAAAGGGAAAGTCAAAGACACGTTCAAACCGTGCTGGACTTCAATTCCCAGTTGGACGTATTCATCGTCTTCTTCGCAAGGGTAACTACGCTGAACGTGTTGGTGCTGGTGCACCAGTCTACTTGGCAGCTGTCATGGAATACTTGGCTGCTGAAGTTCTCGAGTTGGCAGGTAATGCCGCCCGTGACAACAAGAAGACAAGAATCATTCCACGTCATCTTCAATTGGCAATCCGTAATGACGAAGAGTTGAACAAACTTCTCTCCGGTGTTACAATTGCACAAGGTGGTGTCTTGCCAAATATCCAAGCTGTTCTTTTGCCAAAAAAGACTGAAAAAAGCAGTGCTTAAGCAACAACAACGacttcaacaaaaaaaaaaccaatcggCCCTTTTCAGGgccatcaaatatttttaatctacgAATAACTCCAATTTCGAATCTACGCTAATGATTCATTGATAGTAATCAACAATTTCACATTGTCTTTATCTGTTtatctaaaacaaaaataaattgactgcACAACGTCTCCATACAAATTACTTTGAGACAAATAACTATCGATTTTTGCCAAGCCCAGACTTGAGTCTTGACAGCTATCGTAAAATAAATACTGAGAGAATCGATC harbors:
- the LOC122850207 gene encoding histone H2A-like; translation: MSGRGKGGKSKGKSKTRSNRAGLQFPVGRIHRLLRKGNYAERVGAGAPVYLAAVMEYLAAEVLELAGNAARDNKKTRIIPRHLQLAIRNDEELNKLLSGVTIAQGGVLPNIQAVLLPKKTEKSSA